A part of Mustela erminea isolate mMusErm1 chromosome 9, mMusErm1.Pri, whole genome shotgun sequence genomic DNA contains:
- the DDIAS gene encoding DNA damage-induced apoptosis suppressor protein, translating to MNRGRKFLLASVLALQNSSFIYPSCQKCFSRIILVSKRSHCPKCGSTGKAENANYRYKLSLKVAESNKLFGITVFGSCLDAFFGLTATGLHRYIQDPNEISETLDNDAIRTLLTKAVEICFVGQSFIFGVTNFGNRDGQGSDSNNFLKQCSNHRREVKALVACQIVLPDPGVASFTVIDYFHQLLQISDFRKLDGGTQASSSHLLASEHTNSDLSNICDPDSSSCFFKSHSRGNFSRFWQTSLELTSTLSHLTNDDFSASEQSKAIGTLHQNRKYIYFTEATASNNSCHDTFQGSWSLVSYMDKKSTAQKLDEELGLQAYQPTTVHSSHEIRVTHPNIFPLKMQEPLESGNKKSFHSAVEIKNRYSPREPTCHQYHDLDNPSSLQERSTCCPPSSLRLEEVTGGSQDSDAEIWDDLPFSESLNEFLAVIESEIAITQTDACSRKCLLDSDIDRLHADHSRLSVTSQTTTGTVHIPPIALRSSQAAIEASCSKDNFLSNREANPSPSVEESQSNNTTEAVSISSNGSDISEYFPPNSCQSALFPSSEGLETTSTLKSTRIPPHRAEISLHCHTSESDHSYLSSKYFKRCGEKSFEMSEKLVTLCSRRYNISDFCNLEHEQHYRWPKNQGDSFTICRKLTYPLEALCSSPKSTSTLKEMPCGHINNNLTQNYSTGHEGSSYDASADLFDDSPKETDITTEITKKSQDILLQWGKSLAESHHTESDFSLRSLHENSSQFSQKLTLQSISASVCPRTCSSPPHFQADSEYDFGDSQDFVPCSQSTPVAGFHQTRAHGIKGAFKNLLVFYSDLDVNYKKRRISSENDAHQATRRCRNNVKTPSQKFRSPIKSGTTQPEVFNIAECPETDNEWVPPTTKKVFPREMFEFQAVGLRKCSAACDSTDQEELLRKKLKCVKRRTSSGWLSKESVWGLDSCSEVQCCFPFSENCPPALPENKNSWSPELFS from the exons GTCTCATTGTCCAAAATGTGGCTCTACTGGTAAAGCTGAAAATGCCAATTATAGATACAAACTTTCCTTAAAAGTCGCAGAATCTAACAAATTATTTGGCATTACTGTATTTGGAAGCTGCTTAGATGCATTTTTTGGTCTTACAGCCACTGGTTTGCACAG GTACATTCAGGATCCTAATGAAATTTCAGAAACACTGGACAATGATGCAATTCGGACCCTATTAACTAAAGCAGTTGAAATTTGCTTTGTTGGACAAAGCTTTATTTTTGGAGTGACG AATTTTGGAAACCGAGATGGACAAGGTTCAGATTCTAATAACTTCTTAAAGCAATGCTCTAACCACAGGAGAGAAGTTAAAGCGTTAGTAGCTTGCCAGATTGTTCTACCAGACCCAGGTGTTGCCAGCTTCACTGTCATTGACTACTTCCATCAGCTTTTGCAGATTTCTGATTTCAGGAAACTTGATGGTGGCACCCAGGCATCAAGTAGCCACTTACTTGCTTCAGAACACACGAATAGTGATCTCAGCAACATCTGTGACCCTGACAGCAGTTCTTGTTTTTTCAAGTCCCATAGCAGAGGTAATTTTTCAAGATTCTGGCAGACATCACTTGAGCTCACTTCTACTCTTTCACACCTAACAAATGATGATTTTTCAGCTTCAGAACAAAGCAAGGCCATTGGTACTCTTCACCAGAACAGAAAGTACATCTATTTTACAGAGGCCACTGCTTCCAATAATAGCTGCCATGATACCTTTCAGGGTTCTTGGAGCCTTGTTTCATACATGGATAAAAAGAGTACAGCACAGAAGTTGGATGAAGAGCTTGGCTTACAAGCTTATCAGCCCACCACAGTCCATAGCAGTCATGAAATCAGAGTTACTCACCCtaatattttccctttgaaaatgcAAGAGCCCCTTGAGTCAGGTAATAAAAAATCCTTCCACAGTGcagtggaaattaaaaataggtattCCCCACGTGAGCCCACATGTCACCAGTACCATGATTTAGATAACCCCAGTAGCCTTCAGGAGAGATCTACATGTTGTCCACCTTCATCACTCAGACTTGAAGAGGTAACTGGTGGTTCCCAGGACTCTGACGCTGAGATTTGGGATGATCTGCCATTCTCTGAAAGCCTGAATGAGTTTCTGGCAGTTATTGAAAGTGAAATTGCTATAACCCAGACAGATGCCTGTAGTAGGAAATGTCTTCTAGATAGTGACATCGATAGATTACATGCAGACCACAGCAGGTTATCTGTGACTTCCCAGACAACTACGGGAACCGTCCATATACCACCTATAGCTTTAAGATCATCACAAGCAGCCATCGAAGCAAGCTGTAGCAAAGATAACTTCCTTTCCAACCGTGAAGCAAATCCAAGTCCTAGTGTTGAGGAGTCACAGTCAAATAACACAACAGAGGCTGTCTCTATAAGTAGTAATGGAAGtgatatttctgaatattttccacCAAATTCTTGTCAGTCAGCTCTGTTTCCGTCTTCAGAAGGTTTAGAAACGACAAGTACTCTTAAGTCTACCAGAATTCCACCGCATAGGGCTGAAATTTCACTTCACTGCCATACTTCAGAGAGTGACCATTCTTATCTCAGTagcaaatatttcaaaagatgtggagaaaaatcatttgaaatgagTGAAAAGTTGGTAACTTTGTGTTCCAGGAGATATAATATTTCTGACTTTTGCAATTTAGAACATGAACAACATTATAGGTGGCCAAAGAACCAAGGCGACAGTTTTACAATCTGCAGAAAGCTTACATATCCTTTAGAAGCACTTTGCAGTAGTCCCAAAAGTACAAGTACACTGAAAGAAATGCCTTGTGGACATATCAACAATAACTTAACACAGAACTATTCTACTGGTCACGAAGGTAGTAGCTACGATGCTTCTGCTGATCTCTTTGATGATAGTCCTAAAGAAACGGACATTACAACAGAAATTACTAAAAAGTCACAGGACATTTTGTTACAGTGGGGAAAATCTTTGGCAGAAAGTCATCATACAGAATCAGATTTCTCACTGAGATCACTTCATGAGAATTCCAGCCAATTTTCACAAAAGTTAACTTTGCAAAGCATATCTGCCTCTGTGTGTCCAAGAACATGTTCTTCTCCACCTCATTTTCAGGCAGATTCAGAATATGATTTTGGAGATAGTCAAGACTTTGTTCCATGTTCACAGTCAACTCCAGTCGCAGGATTCCACCAAACAAGAGCTCATGGGATAAAAGGAGCTTTCAAAAATTTACTTGTCTTTTATTCGGATCTTGATGTTaactataaaaaaagaaggatttcCTCTGAAAATGATGCACACCAAGCCACCCGTAGGTGTCGAAACAATGTAAAGACACCCAGCCAGAAATTCAGAAGCCCTATTAAATCTGGTACTACACAACCAGAGGTTTTCAATATTGCTGAGTGTCCTGAAACTGATAATGAATGGGTCCCTCCTACcacaaaaaaagtatttcctagaGAGATGTTTGAATTCCAAGCCGTGGGTCTAAGGAAATGCTCTGCTGCTTGTGATTCTACTGATCAAGAAGAAttactgagaaagaaactgaaatgtgTCAAACGAAGAACAAGTTCAGGCTGGCTTTCCAAAGAGTCAGTTTGGGGACTTGATTCTTGTTCAGAAGTCCAGTGTTGCtttccattttcagaaaattGCCCACCTGCTCTGCCTGAGAATAAAAACAGTTGGTCTCCAGAATTATTTTCATAG